From the genome of Pantoea alfalfae, one region includes:
- the nlpD gene encoding murein hydrolase activator NlpD — translation MSTGSTLFQLRRLAALSLVGFWLAGCSSGDNSQAPISRVGDDGGMMNSQAGAGPVSGGVPAAPSQGQMLSRNSASVPSNGGMISTNSNVETQNGRIVYNRSYQNIPKGSYSGETYTVKRGDTLFYIAWITGNDFRDLAQRNNVAAPYSLNVGQTLQIGNGSGQPITGGNPITVADATQGGVPAAPQIKSPAVAQQPVITYSDDSGNSGGSKLLPSKGANVATTTAPVITAPPTVSSTTNSSTPVGSWRWPTDGKIIDNFSAAEGGNKGIDIAGTRGQSVVATASGRVVYAGNALRGYGNLIIIKHNDDYLSAYAHNDTMLVREQQEVKAGQKIATMGSTGTSSVRLHFEIRYKGKSVNPLRYLPQR, via the coding sequence ATGAGCACGGGAAGCACACTTTTTCAGTTACGCCGTCTGGCGGCACTTTCACTGGTAGGATTCTGGCTTGCAGGCTGTAGCTCCGGCGACAACTCACAGGCACCCATCAGTCGCGTTGGCGATGATGGTGGCATGATGAACAGCCAGGCTGGCGCAGGCCCGGTTTCGGGTGGTGTTCCTGCCGCGCCGTCTCAGGGACAAATGTTAAGCAGAAATTCAGCATCTGTTCCCAGCAATGGTGGAATGATTAGTACCAACAGTAATGTTGAGACGCAGAACGGCCGGATAGTGTACAACCGCAGTTACCAGAATATTCCTAAGGGTAGCTACTCCGGTGAAACGTATACCGTTAAGCGCGGAGACACCTTGTTTTACATTGCCTGGATTACCGGCAATGATTTCCGTGATTTAGCCCAGCGCAATAACGTTGCCGCGCCATATAGCCTGAATGTAGGCCAGACTTTACAGATTGGTAACGGATCGGGCCAGCCGATTACCGGTGGAAATCCCATTACCGTTGCTGATGCAACGCAGGGCGGCGTGCCGGCCGCGCCACAAATTAAATCGCCTGCTGTTGCACAGCAACCTGTTATTACGTATTCTGATGATTCAGGTAATTCGGGTGGCAGCAAATTGTTGCCTTCGAAAGGAGCAAATGTTGCAACGACAACAGCTCCGGTGATTACCGCACCCCCAACGGTTAGCAGTACTACCAACAGTTCAACGCCGGTCGGAAGCTGGCGCTGGCCGACTGACGGGAAGATTATCGATAACTTCTCTGCCGCCGAAGGTGGCAATAAAGGTATCGATATCGCCGGGACGCGCGGACAATCTGTGGTTGCCACTGCTTCAGGACGAGTGGTTTACGCAGGTAACGCACTCCGGGGTTACGGTAATTTGATCATCATTAAACACAACGATGATTACCTGAGCGCCTACGCCCACAACGATACAATGCTGGTTCGGGAACAACAGGAAGTTAAGGCGGGGCAAAAGATCGCTACCATGGGTAGCACCGGAACCAGTTCAGTCAGATTACACTTTGAAATTCGTTACAAGGGGAAATCCGTAAACCCGTTGCGTTATTTACCGCAGCGATAA
- the rpoS gene encoding RNA polymerase sigma factor RpoS yields MSQNTLKVNELHENAEFDENGAEIFDEKALVENEASDSDVAEEELLSQGATQRVLDATQLYLGEIGYSPLLTAEEEVFFARRALRGDIPSRRRMIESNLRLVVKIARRYSNRGLALLDLIEEGNLGLIRAVEKFDPERGFRFSTYATWWIRQTIERAIMNQTRTIRLPIHIVKELNVYLRTARELSHKLDHEPSAEEIADQLDKPVEDVSRMLRLNERITSVDTPLGGDSEKALLDILADEKDNGPEDTTQDDDMKQSIVKWLFELNAKQREVLARRFGLLGYEAATLEDVGREIGLTRERVRQIQVEGLRRLREILQAQGLSIEALFRE; encoded by the coding sequence ATGAGCCAGAATACGCTGAAAGTAAACGAGTTACATGAGAACGCGGAATTCGATGAGAATGGAGCTGAAATTTTTGACGAGAAGGCACTCGTTGAAAACGAAGCCAGTGATAGCGACGTAGCGGAAGAAGAGTTGCTATCACAGGGTGCGACGCAGCGTGTATTAGATGCGACGCAGCTCTATCTTGGGGAGATTGGCTATTCTCCGTTGTTAACGGCAGAGGAAGAAGTTTTCTTCGCTCGCCGTGCATTGAGAGGTGACATCCCTTCCCGTCGCCGCATGATTGAAAGTAACTTACGCCTGGTAGTGAAAATCGCCCGTCGTTACAGCAATCGTGGTTTAGCCCTGCTGGACCTGATTGAAGAAGGTAACCTCGGCCTGATTCGTGCCGTTGAGAAATTTGACCCCGAGCGCGGGTTCCGTTTCTCAACCTATGCTACCTGGTGGATTCGTCAGACCATTGAACGGGCGATCATGAATCAAACCCGTACCATTCGTCTGCCGATTCACATTGTAAAAGAACTGAATGTTTATCTGCGAACTGCGCGTGAACTTTCCCACAAGCTCGACCATGAGCCGAGTGCGGAAGAGATCGCCGATCAGCTTGATAAACCTGTTGAGGACGTAAGCCGTATGTTACGTCTCAACGAACGCATTACCTCAGTTGATACGCCATTGGGCGGTGATTCTGAAAAAGCGCTGCTGGATATTCTGGCCGATGAGAAAGACAACGGCCCTGAAGACACCACGCAGGACGATGATATGAAACAAAGCATCGTCAAATGGCTGTTCGAACTGAACGCCAAGCAGCGTGAAGTGCTGGCACGTCGTTTCGGCCTGTTAGGCTATGAAGCGGCAACGCTTGAGGATGTGGGTCGTGAAATCGGCTTAACCCGTGAGCGTGTACGTCAGATTCAGGTTGAAGGTTTGCGCCGTCTGCGAGAAATCCTGCAGGCGCAGGGCCTCAGCATCGAAGCACTGTTTCGTGAATAA
- a CDS encoding protein-L-isoaspartate(D-aspartate) O-methyltransferase, which produces MVNRRIETLLSQLRQQGIDDENLLKAISEVPRERFIDEAFEHKAWDNVALPIGSGQTISQPYMVARMTALLGLNPHSRVLEIGTGSGYQTAILAHLVDHVYSVERIKGLQWQAKRRLKQLDLHNVSTRHGDGWQGWPSRGPFDAIIVTAAPPEIPIALIAQLAEGGIMVLPVGEDHQVLKRLRRQGAEVTEEIIEPVRFVPLVQGDLA; this is translated from the coding sequence ATGGTGAATCGGCGTATTGAGACATTGCTGTCACAACTGCGTCAGCAGGGTATTGATGATGAGAACCTGCTGAAAGCCATCAGCGAGGTGCCACGCGAACGGTTTATTGACGAGGCGTTTGAGCATAAAGCCTGGGACAATGTAGCCTTGCCTATCGGCTCCGGTCAGACGATCTCACAGCCCTATATGGTCGCGCGGATGACCGCGTTACTCGGCCTGAATCCGCATTCGCGTGTACTGGAGATTGGTACGGGGTCCGGGTATCAGACAGCGATTCTTGCCCATCTGGTAGACCATGTTTATTCAGTGGAACGCATCAAAGGGCTGCAGTGGCAGGCCAAGCGTCGTCTGAAACAGCTGGATCTGCATAATGTCTCAACCCGCCATGGCGATGGCTGGCAGGGCTGGCCTTCTCGCGGGCCGTTCGATGCCATTATCGTTACAGCCGCTCCACCGGAAATTCCGATTGCGCTGATAGCACAACTGGCAGAAGGCGGCATTATGGTGCTGCCGGTTGGCGAAGATCATCAGGTACTGAAGCGCCTGCGTCGCCAGGGCGCAGAAGTTACGGAAGAGATCATTGAACCGGTGCGTTTTGTTCCGCTGGTGCAGGGCGATCTCGCCTGA